Proteins from a single region of Pongo pygmaeus isolate AG05252 chromosome 3, NHGRI_mPonPyg2-v2.0_pri, whole genome shotgun sequence:
- the SMR3B gene encoding submaxillary gland androgen-regulated protein 3B gives MKATERMKSLTWILGLWAFAACFTPGESQRGPRGPYPSGPLAPPPPFGPGFVPPPPPPPYGPGRIPPPPPAPYGPGIFPPLPPQP, from the exons AGGCAACCGAAAGGATGAAATCATTGACTTGGATCTTGGGCCTTTGGGCTTTTGCAGCGTGTTTCACA CCTGGTGAGAGTCAAAGAGGCCCCAGGGGACCATATCCATCTGGACCGCtggctcctcctccaccttttgGCCCAGGATTTgttccaccacctcctcctccaccctaTGGTCCAGGGAGAATCCCACCACCTCCTCCTGCACCCTATGGTCCAGGGATATTTCCACCACTCCCTCCTCAACCCTAA